The nucleotide window ACTACCTGCTACTTTTCCGCCTTGGTTTTTTCCCTGTTCGCGTCATGTCTCGCAATTGTGTGTCAATTCTCCTTTGATACGTACGTTCACCACCGATAAAAAATATAATAGTCACCCCAATAAAGAATAAAGCCAGTATGATGTATGCACCGATCATGAAACTTCAATCTCCTTTCGCGTTGTGCGTACCTGAATGATCTCTCACTTAGCATAACAGGCCAACATAGGATTTTGCCACATCAATGTTGGAAACCATCTGGCGATGATTTAACGAATGTGCACAGCCAACACTTTGTCATTTTCAAAAAATGGTTCTTTCCATACTTTCATATATATTTGTTCATTCGTCAAAATTTGATTAGCATTTAACAACAAGTATTTACATATATAAAATTGCTTTTCACAAAACATCTCTCCTTTCGTCTCCTTACTAAAAATTTGATCCGCTTCCAAGTCAATGTGCGCGAGAACAGTTGACATGCTCTTATTACACGATTTCCTTCTTTTCAGCAGATGCTGTACCTTCTTGTCTTACATGTCTGAGTTTCCATACGATGATGATCATTAAGACAAACAAACCGATGGTGGCTATTCCATATACAGCTTGAAGCGCAACTGTAAATGAAGACTGTATGGCTGGAAGCATTTCCGGGAACCTATCTGATACTGCAACGGCAGTACCAACGTTTTCCATGGCCGAATGTGCTATTTCTGATGGCACTCCGACAGGAATCGCATCCATTAGTGACCAACGGTAAGCCAGCATTCCAAGACTCCCAATGAATGCAATGCTCAATACACCTCCAAGTCCATTGCTGACATCGGACATCGCTGAAGCAGTACCGGCACGTTCTTGCGGAACAATGGAGATAATTTGTTCACTGGCAATGGTCACCGCAGGTCCTGTACCAAATCCAATAAGTGATACGCCGGTAACCAGGATCAGTGCTCCCGCATCATGAACCGTTAAGACAATCAGTAATGAACCGACTGCTGCAACGATAATGCCGGACACCATGGCGTATGCCGGACGCAACCACTTTGTAAGTACCGGGGCGATTAAAGTGCCGACCATCGACAAAATCGCAGGGATGATCAGTAGGAGCCCTGCCTCTGTCGGAGTGAGTCCAACAACGGCTTGTAAATGTTGGGCAAAAAGCATATCTGCCCCAGTCATTACGAATATTACGACCGTTACAGCAATCAATGAAAAACGAAAGACGGGAATTCGAAACATGCGCAAATCCAACAATGGGTCTTCCGAATTCATCTGTCGCTTAATGAACAGAATTCCGAGCACTATACCAATCACTACAGATCCAGCGTAGAGCATGTTAAAACCATCATTAGCCATTTCCTGTAAACCGAAAATCAATGTTACCAATGCCAACGAAGACAACAGGACACTGACAACATCCATACGTTTTGAATCCTTATTGCGAAACTCAGGAAGAATAGGTGATGCTGCTAACAATCCAATGGCAACCGGAACATTGATGAGAAATACGGCTCCCCACCAAAAATGATCCAAGAGTAAGCCGCCCATTGGAGGTCCTAAGGCCATACCTGCAGAGAATGCGCTGAGATTAATGGCAATAGCCACAGAAAATTGCTTCGGATCGAAAAACATATTCCGCAATAATGACATCGTAGACGGCATCACTGTTGCAGTTGCCACACCAAGAAGGGCACGGGTCGCGATCAGCATCCAGGCTTCTGTCGAAAATGCCGCAATAATAGAAGCTAATCCATATACCGATATCCCAATGACGAGTAGACGTCTCCTCCCGATGCTATCGCCTAGACGTCCCATCGTTAGCGCAAATCCTACTGCCAGCAATTCACCAATGTGAATCATCCAAAGCATTTGTGTGGCACCCGGTGCTAAGTCGGCCGCGATAGAAGGCATGGCCAGAAACAGAACGGTCATATCTGTAGAGAGCATGAAAACCGCCAACGTCAAAACTCCTAACCCCCACCACTCGCGCCATGTTGCTCTGGGGGCTTCATCCTTTCTACTTATATCACTCATCTCTCCCATCACCTTCCTTTTGTGTGTACTAGTGGCGTGTTTCAAAAGTCCTGAAAAATGGTACATCATTCATCTGAGATCAGGCGTGTTGATTTACCATAAAATACCTATCCGTAGGTGTCCTATATTGAGTCCTCAGAAACGAGATATGCGGACTCCGAGATTGACTCAGGAGCCAGATAAGTCCTCAGGCTCGGGTTTTGGGGATTGATAATGGGTGCCGAACGGCAAATTCATCCGCTAAAATAACAAAAAAAGCAAATTTACCATTGTATACATCTTTAATGGGGTGTAACAAAGCGCCGCGGTTAGATAAATTAGGATAATCAACGCGCCTGATCTGAGATGAATTTTTGTCCCCCTCGGGGCAAATCGTACCCCGTTTAAGGGATTACTTTGTATTTCCGAGCAGAACGTGACTCGTTATCTCCTCACGCATCGGTTATACTAATAGTCTGAACGGCCAACGGACAATCAGAGACGCCCCTCCATTAAATTCTCAACCTTGACGGCTTGCTCCCAGACACTTTCTCGTTCTCCAAATTGTCCGATGTTACGCTTGTTGCAAACCCGGCAATTTGAACCAGAAAAGAATTTCTGAAATAGACCACTAATCGAATGTCTGTCATTTGCTGTAAAGCAAATGTTATCGTAAAGTTTTTAGTACCCCGCTCCACGCGATCGTTTCATCCAACATGACATGAACATTGTTCATGTGTAATTCAGCCGGCTTAAATACTGTAAAATCCTCAAAATCAGTGAATATCGATAATGTTGGGTGTTTGCGGACGTCCGCAACTTTCAATTCTCCTAAGATGCCGCGTAAATGTTCAGCTGCACGGGCGCCACCTGTTGATCCGTAACTGACGATTCCGGCTGCTTTATTGCTCCACTCATCGTGCGCGGAATCCAGGGCATGTTTTAATACAGCCGGAATGCTGTGATTGTACTCCGGAACAATAAACACAAAGCCATCTAAACTAGTGAGCTTCTCTGACCAAGCGATGAATCCCGGTTCTTGACCCGTGCCTTCCAAGGGAAGTTTATAGTCAGAAGTATCTACGATCTCATAGTTTGCATCTCCTCGTTGATCAGCGACTTCCTTGACCCAATGCCCTACTTGTGGACTAACACGTCCTGGACGTGTACTTCCTAAAATAATGCCAATGTTTACTGTTTTCATCGTTTTTCCTCCCAATTTTTATACTGTCTAATGCTTCCATGTATATCATGCCACTTCTCTTCTCCGGAAAAATCAGTCGGTTGTCTAAACTTTCCATACAAAAAAGGCCTTATCATCGATAAGACCTTTTCTACGACTATTGTCGTACATTATGTTTCAAACCATCGGTGCTTTAACGCATGGATCGCTGCTTGCGTGCGATCTTGCACCTCCATTTTTCCAAGGATGCTCGTCATGTGTGTTTTCACGGTTTTTTCGGTGATATGAAGTTCAGCGGCCATTTCCCTGTTGCTCTGCCCGTAAGTGATATGTTTCAGGATATCGCGTTCTCTTGGAGTTAAAGCATGAAAACGGCCATCGTGTTCATCTGCTTTAGCGACATGGGTCATTAACTGGTTCGATACTTGCGGGTGAAGACTGGTTTCTCCGCCCATGACAGCAATCATTGCTTCCTCCAAAAGGCTTGGATCCACATCTTTGAGTTGATAGCCACTGGCACCTGCACGAATCGCGGGTAAGACATGATCCTTATCGGAGGAACTGGTGAGAATGATTACCTTCACGTTTGGATCATCCGCTTTTATGCGTTTGGTTGCCTCGATGCCATCCATCTTCGGCATGATCACATCCATTAACACAATATCCGGCTGAAATTCCTCCACTTTCTGCAATGCTTCTTCCCCATCCTGAGCTTCGCCAACAATGTCGATCTCAGGCCGGGTTTGCAAAAAGAAACGCAAACCTTTTAATACGACGAGATGATCATCAACGAGCAATACTTTCAAAATATATCACCTGCCTTATTTATGAACAGGAACACGGACCGTAATGGTCGTGCCCTCTCCTTTTTTGCTATTCATGTGGAAGAAACCTTGAAGTTCTTCGGCTCGTTCTTTCATGCTCCTAAGCCCGAGGGATTGTCGCTTCTCAATGGCACCCCCGTTACCTTCATCCATCACGCGCATCGTAAAATCGTACGGATCCAATTGCATGATGATCGTCGCTTTTGATGTCCCGGCATGTTTGTGAATATTATTCAATGCTTCTTGCCCGATTCGCCATAATGCTTCTTGGCATGATTGCTTCAAATCTAAATCATCCGGAGCTTCGATGGATAGCTCTACGCCAATTTTTTGCGCGTATTCGGTAAGTGAAGATATAAGTCCTTGATCGAGATGACCGGGACGTCGTTGCCAGATCAAGCCACGCATGTCCGTCAATGCTTCTTTCGAAAGTTGTTGAAGTTCCAGGACAGCTTCCATGGTCGTATGCTCTTTCTCATCAATGAGCCCTTGAAGTCCTCGTGATGTTAATGAAAGGGCAAACAATTTTTGATTAACTGAATCATGTAAATCCCGGGCGAGTCGATTTCGTTCCTTATCAACGAGCAACGCTTCCCATTCTTGATGTAGGCGAAGGCGTTCGATGCCCATGGAAAGGTGGTTGGCAAGCACTTCCAGCATCCCTATTTCCAGATGACCACATAATACAGCGCTTCGACTAAGCAATAACACACCGAACATTTCCTCGGGTCTTTCAGGCATGAACAAGGGGAGAGCAATAGAGTAAAGGGGTGCGTGGTCTTTTAAAGATACAAAATGCAACGGTTGTTCATGGCCTTGAATCATGTGTTGTTGGATATACGCTTGCCGAACGATGTCCGGTTGGTCAAGATTGATCGCTTGTTCAACATCAAAAACTTCTTTTGGACCGTGATGATCTAAACAGAATTGGGCGGTTAATCTCCCTTGTTCCATCGTAATGATCGCGGCATTTGTCCAAGCAGGCAAATGATCGTGCAGCTCCTGCATGAATTTATGAAACAATTCAGAACGATTAAGAATGTTGCCAATTTGCCGATTGATTTTTTCCGCATTGGCATAAGCATCCACAAGGTAATGCGCAATAGCATGGACTTCTTCTTCTGTCTGTTGTAAATGCAAACGCGTTCGCTCCACTGCTGCCCCTATTTGGTAAGCGACGGTTTCCAGAAGAACGAGATCATCTTCATGAAAACGGCGGCGCCCAGGTGATGCTAAGTTAAGTAAGCCGATTTTCTTTCCACGAATCGTTAGCGGAATGCTGGCATGATGAGTAAGCCCCCGTGTTTCACCCATGTCGTTATCAGTGGCTTCTTCAAGGCGAGCGCACTTAACATGATTGACCGCCTGATTCATATACCCCTCCCAATAAAGCTGCAAGCAAGCACAATCTGTGTAACCCTCATTACAATACATAAGTTGTTCCCGATTGTTTTCCAAAGCAGGGGGAAGATGTTGGGAAGAGATCAGTTCATAAGATGTCTCATCTTCCGTTAAAAAAATCCACCCGGTTTCCAATTCCATTAAATCGAGCAAACGTTCCAACGATAATTGCAACATTTCCTGAAGATCGGTACTTTTGTTCAATGTTTCAGAAATTTCTCGTTGGATTTGTAACGCTTTTTGATACTTTGATGGATGGGTCGGCATCTTCCGTTCCTCCTCATTAAATGAATCATCCGTTTTATAATGTTTTTTTATCATAACAGATTTTGCTTAATGAACGGAAATGAAGCATGATTTTAAAAATCTGATAAGAACTAAACCGGACGTGAAGTAGATAAACATATAACGTATAGATATTTATGGGAGACCCAATGGAGCTGTGCTGAAAGGAATGAGTGATCAGCATTGAATGGAATCGGCTGAAAAATTTCAGCTAACGCCATCCCCGGAGAATACGAGGGATTTTTGCATTCTGTTTTATCCTGAATAACACTATACCTCCAAGTGAAAGCGTGAATAACCCATTCCTCATGTAAAAAGCTCAAGGAAAGTACAGTATTAAAGGACTGCAAGCACTTCTCGCTCTAATTGTTTCATTTCATAAAAATATCCCCGATTGGACATAAGATTGGCATAAGTTCCTTTTTCAATGACCCCACCTTCTTCCATGACTATGATTTGGTCCATGTT belongs to Salicibibacter cibi and includes:
- a CDS encoding winged helix-turn-helix domain-containing protein, yielding MSTVLAHIDLEADQIFSKETKGEMFCEKQFYICKYLLLNANQILTNEQIYMKVWKEPFFENDKVLAVHIR
- a CDS encoding MFS transporter, with product MSDISRKDEAPRATWREWWGLGVLTLAVFMLSTDMTVLFLAMPSIAADLAPGATQMLWMIHIGELLAVGFALTMGRLGDSIGRRRLLVIGISVYGLASIIAAFSTEAWMLIATRALLGVATATVMPSTMSLLRNMFFDPKQFSVAIAINLSAFSAGMALGPPMGGLLLDHFWWGAVFLINVPVAIGLLAASPILPEFRNKDSKRMDVVSVLLSSLALVTLIFGLQEMANDGFNMLYAGSVVIGIVLGILFIKRQMNSEDPLLDLRMFRIPVFRFSLIAVTVVIFVMTGADMLFAQHLQAVVGLTPTEAGLLLIIPAILSMVGTLIAPVLTKWLRPAYAMVSGIIVAAVGSLLIVLTVHDAGALILVTGVSLIGFGTGPAVTIASEQIISIVPQERAGTASAMSDVSNGLGGVLSIAFIGSLGMLAYRWSLMDAIPVGVPSEIAHSAMENVGTAVAVSDRFPEMLPAIQSSFTVALQAVYGIATIGLFVLMIIIVWKLRHVRQEGTASAEKKEIV
- a CDS encoding NADPH-dependent FMN reductase, whose protein sequence is MKTVNIGIILGSTRPGRVSPQVGHWVKEVADQRGDANYEIVDTSDYKLPLEGTGQEPGFIAWSEKLTSLDGFVFIVPEYNHSIPAVLKHALDSAHDEWSNKAAGIVSYGSTGGARAAEHLRGILGELKVADVRKHPTLSIFTDFEDFTVFKPAELHMNNVHVMLDETIAWSGVLKTLR
- a CDS encoding response regulator; the protein is MLKVLLVDDHLVVLKGLRFFLQTRPEIDIVGEAQDGEEALQKVEEFQPDIVLMDVIMPKMDGIEATKRIKADDPNVKVIILTSSSDKDHVLPAIRAGASGYQLKDVDPSLLEEAMIAVMGGETSLHPQVSNQLMTHVAKADEHDGRFHALTPRERDILKHITYGQSNREMAAELHITEKTVKTHMTSILGKMEVQDRTQAAIHALKHRWFET
- a CDS encoding GAF domain-containing sensor histidine kinase, with the protein product MPTHPSKYQKALQIQREISETLNKSTDLQEMLQLSLERLLDLMELETGWIFLTEDETSYELISSQHLPPALENNREQLMYCNEGYTDCACLQLYWEGYMNQAVNHVKCARLEEATDNDMGETRGLTHHASIPLTIRGKKIGLLNLASPGRRRFHEDDLVLLETVAYQIGAAVERTRLHLQQTEEEVHAIAHYLVDAYANAEKINRQIGNILNRSELFHKFMQELHDHLPAWTNAAIITMEQGRLTAQFCLDHHGPKEVFDVEQAINLDQPDIVRQAYIQQHMIQGHEQPLHFVSLKDHAPLYSIALPLFMPERPEEMFGVLLLSRSAVLCGHLEIGMLEVLANHLSMGIERLRLHQEWEALLVDKERNRLARDLHDSVNQKLFALSLTSRGLQGLIDEKEHTTMEAVLELQQLSKEALTDMRGLIWQRRPGHLDQGLISSLTEYAQKIGVELSIEAPDDLDLKQSCQEALWRIGQEALNNIHKHAGTSKATIIMQLDPYDFTMRVMDEGNGGAIEKRQSLGLRSMKERAEELQGFFHMNSKKGEGTTITVRVPVHK